GCATGGGACCCGAGCCTTCCCGGGCCGCGGCGGCGCAGGTCGCGCACCGGTTGGCCGCCAGCGGCGTCAAGGACCGAGCCTGGGCCGCCGCCCTCGGCTCCCCCCGGCTCGGGCGCTGCTGGCGTTACGGCGACGTCGACGGCCGCCAGGAGGTGGTCACCGCGTCCTTTCGCTACGGGCGGCTGGAGCATGCCCTGAGCGTGCTCATCGACCACGACCTCGGCGGCGGGGTGAAGGACTGCTGGCTGGCCAACGAGGCCGACGCGGTTCTCGCCCAGACTCTGGCCAGGGTCGAACCCGACCCGATGACCGAGTTCACGATGGTCGACTGGGCGCAGGCCCGGCTGCGCATCGAGCGGGCCATGCGTCGCCCGGAGTGTCCCGTCGATCCCGACCAGGTCGCGGACGTCGCCATGACCCGCGCGGTGCTCCTGGCCCGGCTGTCGATCCCGGACGCAGACGGCGGCTGACCGGGCTCAGCTCGGCAGCCGCAGCGCGGCCATCCCGCCGTCCACGCCGAGCACCGTGCCGGTCGTCGACCCCGACAGCGGGCTGGCTAGGTAGGCGATCGCGTGGGCGACCTCCTCCGCCGTGACCAACCGCCCGATCGGCTGGCGGGCGCGCAGGGCTGCGGCGGCCGCCGTCGGGTCCGCCGCGTCCGCCAGCAGCCGCGCCACCCAGGGGGTGTCCGCGGTCCCGGGGGCGACCGCGTTGACCCGGATGCCCTCCCGCACGTGGTCGGCCGCCATCGCCAGGGTCAGCGCGAGGACCGCTCCCTTGGTCGCCGCGTACAGCACCCGGCCGGGCACCCCCAGAACGGCGAGCACGGACGACGTGTTGACGACCGCGGCGTGCCCGGACTCCCGCAGGTACGGAACGGCCGCCGCCGAGCAGTGCGCGATGCCCAGGACGTTCACGTCGAAGACGTGCCGCCACTCGTCGTCCCCGTTCGCCGTCACGTCGCCTTGAGCGCCGATGCCGGCGTTGTTGACCAGTACGTCGAGGCCGCCCAGCTCGGCGACCACCCGCTCGATCGACCGCTGGACGGCGTCCCGGTCGCTGACGTCGCAGTCCAGCGCCAGCGCCCACATGCCCACCCCGGCCGCGTCGCCGATCCCGCGGTCGAGCACGACCACCCTGGCCCCGCGCTGGGTCAGCAGCGTCGTGGTCGCCGCCCCGATCCCGCTGGCACCCCCGGTGACCACGGCCACCAGCCCCGCGAAGTCGTCCATCGACCTGCCTCCCTACGGAACGATGTGGATCTTGGGACCGGGTCCGGCGTCCACCGGGCGCCATCCGGCCAAGACGTCCCCGACGGCGTCCAGCGTGACGGTGGCGGCCACCAGCGGGTGCGGCCGCACCCGGCCGCTGGCGTAGAGGTCGATGGCCCCGTCCAGCCCGGGGGACGCGCTGAGGATGCCGACGGCGGTCACATCCTTGAGCACCATCGTGCGGGTGTCGACCAGGCTGGGCTGGCCGGACAGCCCGATGTACACGACCCGGCCACCCGGCTCGACCCGCTCGAGGGCCGCCGCCGGGACGTCGGTCGAGTTGGTCGCGTCGATGACCGCGTCGAAGGCCAGTATCGGCAGGCTCTCCGGCGTCCAGGCTCCATGGGCGCCCAGCTCGGTGGCCAGCGCCAGCCGGGCGTCCTCATGTCCCACCACGTGCACCTCGGCCCCGTACGCCAGGGCGAACTGCACGCTGAGCAGCCCGATGGTGCCGGGGCCGTACACGAGGACCCGCTTGCCCTCGTCCGGCTGGGCCGCCTGGGCGGCCCGCAGCGCGTTGCCGCCAGGCTCAACCATCGCGCCGGCCACCGCGTCGACCGAGTCGGGCAGCGCGTGCAGCGCCGAGGCGGGAACCAGCAGCTGCTCGGCCAGGGCCCCCGGCCAGCCACCCCGGATCCCGATCTCGAAGCGGTCCTCGCACAGGTGCTGCCGCCCACCGAGGCAGCGGGAGCACCGACCGCAGCCGAGCATCGTGTCGCCGGTGACCCGCCGGCCCAGCCAGGAGGTCTCGACGCCCTCACCCACCGTCGAGACCTGGCCGCACCACTCGTGCCCCAGCCGGATCGGGTACGCGGCGTGGCCCTGGTGCAGGTAGGCCATCTCGCCGGTGAAGAACTCGACATCAGTGCCGCAGACACCGACCCGCTCCACGTCGACGACCACCTGGCCGGGTCCGGCCACCGGCGGATCGACGTCCGCGACGGCTGCCTGCCGGGGACCGGTGACGACGAACGCGCGCACGGGCAGTCAGAGCCGGGGGGTGCGCGGTCGGCCAACGGACCGGCTAGCCTCGGCCATGATCGGGACAGTAGACCACCGCCCCGGTCGTCGGAAGGGCGGCGATGCAGCGCAGCCAGGCGTGGTACGCGGGGACCGACCGCAACGCCTACATCCACCGGGCGTGGATGCGACGCGGCCTGCCGGCGGACGCCTTCGACGGCCGTCCGCACATCGCCATCGCCAACACCGCCTCCGACCTCACCCCGTGCAACGCGCACCTCGACGAGGTCTCGGCGGCGGTGCAGCGGGGCGTCTGGGAGGCCGGCGGCGTTCCGCTCAATCTGCCGGTGATGTCCCTCGGCGAGACGCAGGTCCGCCCCACCGCCATGCTCTGGCGCAACCTGGCCGCCATGTCGATCGAGGAGATGCTGCGGGCCAACCCGATCGACGGCGTGGTGCTGCTCGGCGGTTGCGACAAGACGATCCCCGCCCTGCTCATGGCGGCCGCGTCGGTCGACCTGCCCGCCGTCGTCGTCCCCGGTGGGCCGATGCTCAGCGGGACCTTCCGCGGCCAGCCGCTCGGCTGCGGCACCGGGGTGTGGCAGCTGAGCGAGGAGGTGCGGGCCGGAACCCTGTCGGAGCAGGAGTTCCTGTCGTCAGAGTCGGCGATGATCCGCAGCAAGGGCCACTGCAACACCATGGGTACCGCCTCCACCATGGCGTGCGTCGCCGAGGCGCTGGGCCTGACGCTGCCGGGCATTGCCGGCACTCCCGCCCCGGACGCCGCGCTGCTCGAGCGGTCCCACGCGACCGGGCGGCTGGTCGTTGACCTGGTGGCCGCCGACCGCCGCCCCAGCACGGTCCTGACCCGTGGCTCGTTCCGCAACGCCATCGTCGCCCTCGCCGCGATCGGCGGCTCCACCAACGCGGTCGTGCACCTGCTGGCCATCGCCGGCCGGCTGGGGGTGGACCTCACGCTGGCCGACTTCGACCGGATCGGTTCGGGCGTCCCGCTGCTGGCTGACCTGCTGCCGGCCGGCCGACACCTGATGGACGACTTCCACCGGGCCGGCGGGCTGCTCGCCGTCCTGCGCGAGGTCGCGGACCTGCTCGATCCGCTGGCCATGACGGTCACCGGCCGGCCGCTGGTCGACCATCTCGACAGTGCCCGGATCTGGGACGAGGGGGTGATCCGGCCGCGATCGGCAGCACTGCTGCTGGACGCCGGGATCGCGGTGCTCACCGGCAACCTGGCCCCGAGCGGTGCCGTCATCAAGCCGGCCGCGGCCGCTTCGGCCCTGCTGCAGCACCGGGGCCGGGCCGTCGTGTTCGACAGCATCGAGGACCTGCACGCCCGGCTCGACGACCCCGACCTGGACGTCGACGAGACCTCGGTCCTGGTGCTGCGCGGCTGCGGCCCGCGCGGCTACCCGGGGATGCCCGAGGTGGGCAACCTGCCCCTGCCTGCCAAGCTGCTGGCCAGGGGGGTCCGCGACA
This region of Actinomycetes bacterium genomic DNA includes:
- a CDS encoding SDR family NAD(P)-dependent oxidoreductase; protein product: MDDFAGLVAVVTGGASGIGAATTTLLTQRGARVVVLDRGIGDAAGVGMWALALDCDVSDRDAVQRSIERVVAELGGLDVLVNNAGIGAQGDVTANGDDEWRHVFDVNVLGIAHCSAAAVPYLRESGHAAVVNTSSVLAVLGVPGRVLYAATKGAVLALTLAMAADHVREGIRVNAVAPGTADTPWVARLLADAADPTAAAAALRARQPIGRLVTAEEVAHAIAYLASPLSGSTTGTVLGVDGGMAALRLPS
- a CDS encoding alcohol dehydrogenase catalytic domain-containing protein; its protein translation is MRAFVVTGPRQAAVADVDPPVAGPGQVVVDVERVGVCGTDVEFFTGEMAYLHQGHAAYPIRLGHEWCGQVSTVGEGVETSWLGRRVTGDTMLGCGRCSRCLGGRQHLCEDRFEIGIRGGWPGALAEQLLVPASALHALPDSVDAVAGAMVEPGGNALRAAQAAQPDEGKRVLVYGPGTIGLLSVQFALAYGAEVHVVGHEDARLALATELGAHGAWTPESLPILAFDAVIDATNSTDVPAAALERVEPGGRVVYIGLSGQPSLVDTRTMVLKDVTAVGILSASPGLDGAIDLYASGRVRPHPLVAATVTLDAVGDVLAGWRPVDAGPGPKIHIVP
- a CDS encoding IlvD/Edd family dehydratase → MQRSQAWYAGTDRNAYIHRAWMRRGLPADAFDGRPHIAIANTASDLTPCNAHLDEVSAAVQRGVWEAGGVPLNLPVMSLGETQVRPTAMLWRNLAAMSIEEMLRANPIDGVVLLGGCDKTIPALLMAAASVDLPAVVVPGGPMLSGTFRGQPLGCGTGVWQLSEEVRAGTLSEQEFLSSESAMIRSKGHCNTMGTASTMACVAEALGLTLPGIAGTPAPDAALLERSHATGRLVVDLVAADRRPSTVLTRGSFRNAIVALAAIGGSTNAVVHLLAIAGRLGVDLTLADFDRIGSGVPLLADLLPAGRHLMDDFHRAGGLLAVLREVADLLDPLAMTVTGRPLVDHLDSARIWDEGVIRPRSAALLLDAGIAVLTGNLAPSGAVIKPAAAASALLQHRGRAVVFDSIEDLHARLDDPDLDVDETSVLVLRGCGPRGYPGMPEVGNLPLPAKLLARGVRDMVRVSDGRMSGTAYGTVVLHVAPESAAGGPLALVRTGDPIVLDVPARRLDVDVPADELARRAPVPAAVAAQAAPLRGWERLYVDHVLQADTGADMDFLLGSGGHRVSRESH